From Proteiniborus sp. MB09-C3, the proteins below share one genomic window:
- a CDS encoding VirD4-like conjugal transfer protein, CD1115 family, giving the protein MSDINLKKLIIPNIPYLLFVYLFDKAAQAFRLAPGANMSAKLLSIGNGFTAAFSSAAPSFNPVDLLVGIGGAVLIRLAVYIKGRNAKKYRKGIEYGSARWGGAADIKPYVDPVFENNVILTQTERLMMSSRPKQPKYARNKNVLVIGGSGSGKTRFFVKPNLMQMHSSYVVTDPKGTVLLECGKMLARGTPKIGEDGKPVMRNGKIVYEPYRIKVINTINFKKSMRYNPFVYIRSEKDILKLVTTIISNTKGEGEKSTEDFWVKAEKLYYTALIGYIWYEAPENEKNFTTLLEMINASEAREDDEDFQNPVDLMFDRLEEKDPEHFALKQYKKYKLAAGKTAKSILISCGARLSPFDIRELRELMETDEMELDTIGDRKTALFVIISDTDDTFNFVVSILYTQLFNLLCDKADDVYGGRLPVHVRCLLDEFANIGQIPKFEKLIATIRSREISASIILQSQSQLKAIYKDNADTIIGNCDTTLFLGGKEKTTLKEISEILGKETIDSFNTSENRGREVSHGLNYQKLGKELMTQDEIAVMDGGKCILQLRGVRPFLSDKYDITRHPKYQYLSDADPKNAFDMEKHLRRRPAIVKPDEVFDYYEIDEAALQEQ; this is encoded by the coding sequence ATGAGCGATATAAATCTGAAAAAGCTGATTATCCCCAACATTCCCTATCTGCTCTTTGTGTATCTCTTTGACAAAGCGGCACAGGCTTTCCGGCTTGCGCCGGGGGCTAACATGAGCGCAAAGCTCCTGTCAATCGGGAACGGGTTTACTGCCGCCTTTTCTTCTGCCGCGCCGAGCTTTAACCCGGTGGATTTACTCGTTGGCATTGGGGGCGCGGTACTTATCCGGCTTGCCGTTTATATCAAAGGCAGGAATGCGAAAAAGTACCGCAAGGGCATTGAATACGGCTCTGCCCGTTGGGGCGGCGCGGCAGATATAAAGCCCTATGTTGACCCGGTATTTGAAAACAACGTCATTCTTACCCAGACCGAACGGCTGATGATGAGCAGCCGCCCGAAGCAGCCGAAGTATGCACGAAATAAAAATGTGCTTGTAATCGGCGGCAGCGGCAGCGGAAAAACCCGCTTTTTCGTCAAGCCTAACCTTATGCAAATGCACAGCAGCTATGTTGTGACCGACCCAAAAGGAACGGTTTTATTAGAGTGCGGAAAAATGCTTGCCCGTGGCACCCCGAAAATCGGTGAGGACGGGAAACCCGTAATGAGAAATGGGAAAATAGTCTATGAGCCGTATCGTATCAAGGTGATAAATACAATCAATTTTAAGAAAAGTATGCGGTACAACCCCTTTGTCTATATCCGCAGCGAAAAGGACATTTTGAAGCTCGTTACGACTATTATAAGCAACACCAAAGGCGAGGGTGAAAAAAGCACGGAGGATTTTTGGGTGAAAGCGGAAAAGCTCTATTACACCGCCTTAATCGGCTATATCTGGTATGAAGCCCCGGAGAATGAAAAGAACTTTACGACCCTGCTTGAAATGATAAATGCGTCGGAAGCCCGTGAGGACGACGAGGACTTTCAAAATCCCGTTGACCTCATGTTTGACCGCTTGGAAGAAAAAGACCCGGAACACTTTGCCTTGAAGCAGTACAAGAAATATAAACTTGCGGCGGGCAAAACCGCAAAGTCAATCCTCATTTCCTGCGGTGCAAGGTTATCCCCATTCGACATACGGGAACTGCGGGAGCTAATGGAAACCGACGAAATGGAGCTTGACACCATAGGCGACCGCAAAACGGCGTTGTTCGTTATCATTTCCGATACGGACGACACCTTTAACTTTGTTGTTTCCATTCTTTACACACAGCTTTTCAATCTACTTTGCGACAAGGCCGACGACGTTTACGGCGGGCGGCTGCCCGTCCATGTCCGCTGCCTGTTAGATGAATTTGCGAATATCGGGCAAATACCAAAGTTTGAAAAGCTCATAGCCACCATACGAAGCCGGGAAATCTCGGCTTCTATTATTTTGCAGAGCCAGTCACAGCTAAAAGCTATTTACAAGGACAACGCCGATACCATAATCGGCAACTGCGACACCACGCTTTTCTTGGGCGGCAAAGAAAAAACCACCTTGAAAGAAATCTCTGAAATCTTGGGAAAGGAAACGATAGACAGCTTTAACACGTCCGAAAACAGAGGGCGGGAAGTTTCCCACGGGCTGAATTATCAGAAATTGGGAAAGGAGTTGATGACGCAGGACGAAATCGCCGTTATGGACGGCGGGAAGTGCATTTTACAGCTACGCGGCGTGCGCCCGTTTCTCTCTGATAAGTACGATATAACCCGGCACCCGAAGTATCAATACCTTTCCGACGCAGACCCGAAAAATGCTTTTGACATGGAAAAGCATTTAAGACGACGCCCCGCAATCGTAAAGCCGGACGAGGTTTTTGACTACTACGAAATCGACGAAGCCGCTTTGCAGGAGCAGTAA
- a CDS encoding PcfB family protein yields MQDEVNEKTIAISIKATKLSAKLLQKAMKFMLSQMRKQLEKQATPHGKQTLKQLVKQNAGVSNIEITDGNIKAFESTAKKYGIDFALKKDNSETPPHYLVFFKGRDADALTAAFKEFSAKKLTEHKKPSIRKLLSTMKEKAAAKNSERVKVNKKDRGIEL; encoded by the coding sequence ATGCAAGATGAAGTAAACGAAAAGACGATTGCCATATCCATAAAGGCGACAAAGCTATCTGCAAAGTTGCTGCAAAAAGCTATGAAATTCATGCTTTCACAGATGAGAAAGCAGCTTGAAAAACAGGCGACGCCCCACGGCAAGCAGACCCTAAAACAGCTTGTGAAGCAGAACGCAGGCGTTTCCAACATTGAAATCACCGACGGAAATATCAAAGCCTTTGAGAGTACCGCGAAAAAGTATGGGATTGACTTTGCCTTGAAAAAGGACAATTCCGAAACCCCTCCCCATTACCTTGTGTTTTTCAAAGGGCGCGACGCGGACGCGCTGACCGCAGCCTTTAAGGAATTTTCTGCAAAAAAGCTGACAGAGCATAAAAAGCCCTCTATCCGCAAACTGCTTTCCACCATGAAAGAAAAGGCGGCGGCAAAGAACAGCGAGCGCGTCAAGGTGAATAAAAAGGACAGGGGGATTGAGCTATGA
- a CDS encoding DUF5348 domain-containing protein — translation MKQGALIFDEQTDRYDIRFDLADYYGGLYCGECFDVFIGGKWKPTRIEMAENWYLVGVRAEDLNGLRVRI, via the coding sequence ATGAAACAGGGAGCATTGATTTTTGATGAACAGACAGACCGTTACGACATTCGCTTTGACCTTGCCGATTATTACGGCGGGCTGTATTGCGGGGAATGTTTCGACGTATTTATCGGCGGCAAATGGAAGCCGACTCGTATTGAAATGGCTGAAAACTGGTATCTTGTGGGTGTCCGTGCCGAGGATTTGAACGGGCTGCGGGTGCGGATATAA
- a CDS encoding DUF6017 domain-containing protein — translation MAVFRVERNKGYTVMSNHHLRNKDLTLKAKGLLSQMLSLPEDWDYTLAGLSHINREKIDAIREAVRELERAGYIMRSRERDEKGRLRGADYVIYEQPQPPISDLPTLENPILDNPTLEKPTQDNPTLENPTQLNKEIQRTDLPKKDKSNTDLSSTDSIPIHSLNPLPYEERNGKEASTQSAIEIYREIIQDNIEYDYLLQDPHIDNDRLNEIVDLMLETICTARKTIRIAGDDYPAELVKSKFLKLNSSHIQFVFDCMRENTTKIRNIKQYLRAVLFNAPTTIDSYYTALVNHDLYGGE, via the coding sequence ATGGCAGTTTTCCGAGTAGAACGCAACAAGGGTTATACCGTTATGAGCAATCACCACCTGCGAAATAAGGATTTAACCCTGAAAGCAAAGGGGCTGCTATCTCAAATGCTATCCCTGCCGGAGGATTGGGACTATACCCTTGCGGGGCTGTCCCATATCAACCGGGAAAAAATTGACGCGATACGCGAAGCGGTGCGGGAACTTGAACGCGCCGGATATATCATGCGGTCAAGGGAGCGCGACGAAAAAGGACGCTTGCGGGGCGCGGACTATGTGATTTACGAGCAGCCGCAGCCGCCTATATCGGATTTACCTACATTGGAAAATCCAATATTGGATAATCCAACACTGGAAAAACCTACGCAGGATAACCCTACGTTGGAAAATCCAACGCAATTAAATAAAGAGATACAAAGAACTGACCTACCAAAAAAAGATAAATCAAATACGGATTTATCAAGTACCGATTCCATTCCTATCCATTCCCTAAACCCCTTGCCTTATGAGGAAAGGAACGGAAAGGAAGCGTCCACCCAAAGCGCGATTGAAATATACCGGGAAATCATACAGGACAATATCGAGTACGACTATCTTCTGCAAGACCCCCATATCGACAACGACCGTCTGAATGAAATTGTTGACCTCATGCTTGAAACCATATGCACAGCAAGAAAGACAATCCGCATTGCCGGGGACGATTACCCCGCCGAGCTTGTGAAATCTAAGTTTTTGAAGCTGAACAGCAGCCATATTCAATTTGTCTTTGATTGTATGCGGGAGAACACCACCAAAATCCGCAATATCAAGCAGTATCTACGGGCGGTTTTGTTTAACGCCCCGACCACCATTGACAGCTACTATACCGCCCTTGTCAACCACGACCTGTACGGCGGCGAATGA
- a CDS encoding collagen-like protein, whose protein sequence is MSQPTIPAISPPITREEAINLLLTSIAMEELGLSHIMNAEGEKLQYVMGTIPGVTSPPATISDVLDANDSVRSVLESAIQNQLLLNSKMQNILNSSTMQGPTGATGATGPTGPAGGPTGATGATGPTGPTGAIGATGAIGPAGATGATGPTGATGATGATGPIGPIGDTGPTGSTGATGATGATGATGATGSVGATGATGPTGPTGPTGDTGPTGPTGPTGPTGATGATGATGSNVTATTAFAANTSGPTIAVVVGGTAVPLPDNQILPPDITVDGTNTVFTVNTAGRYRISYYVNTTLALAMSTRLLINGTPNTASTVAPLLSLSNFSNEILIDLTAGQTITLQLFGLAGNAILLGGAAGASLMITRLS, encoded by the coding sequence ACCTACTATTCCTGCCATTAGCCCTCCAATCACAAGGGAGGAGGCTATAAATCTATTGCTCACATCAATAGCAATGGAAGAACTTGGTTTAAGTCATATAATGAACGCAGAAGGTGAAAAATTACAGTATGTGATGGGCACTATTCCTGGTGTCACTAGTCCCCCCGCAACAATTAGTGATGTCCTTGATGCAAATGATAGTGTTCGTTCAGTACTAGAAAGTGCAATACAAAATCAGCTTTTGCTCAATAGTAAAATGCAAAATATCTTGAATTCTTCAACTATGCAAGGTCCAACTGGTGCAACAGGAGCTACTGGCCCTACTGGACCAGCAGGTGGACCTACTGGTGCTACTGGTGCTACTGGACCTACTGGCCCTACTGGTGCTATAGGCGCTACTGGTGCAATTGGTCCTGCTGGAGCCACTGGTGCCACTGGACCTACTGGTGCTACTGGTGCCACCGGTGCCACTGGACCTATAGGGCCAATTGGAGATACTGGCCCTACTGGCAGCACAGGTGCTACTGGCGCTACTGGTGCTACTGGTGCTACCGGTGCTACTGGTTCTGTAGGAGCTACAGGAGCTACAGGACCTACTGGACCAACAGGGCCAACAGGTGATACAGGGCCTACTGGACCTACTGGACCTACTGGACCAACAGGTGCTACTGGTGCTACTGGTGCTACTGGTTCCAATGTGACTGCTACCACTGCTTTTGCGGCAAACACAAGTGGACCAACTATTGCAGTTGTCGTTGGTGGAACAGCAGTTCCTCTACCTGATAACCAAATACTACCTCCTGATATAACTGTAGATGGCACTAACACAGTGTTTACCGTAAACACAGCAGGACGTTACAGAATTTCCTATTATGTTAATACTACTCTTGCACTAGCCATGAGCACAAGACTTCTTATAAATGGAACACCAAATACTGCTTCTACAGTAGCGCCTCTACTAAGTTTATCTAATTTTTCAAATGAAATTTTAATAGACCTTACGGCTGGGCAAACCATTACGCTTCAATTATTTGGTTTAGCAGGAAATGCTATTTTACTAGGCGGTGCAGCAGGCGCTTCTCTAATGATTACTCGTTTAAGTTAG